One window from the genome of Saccharomyces mikatae IFO 1815 strain IFO1815 genome assembly, chromosome: 2 encodes:
- the VID24 gene encoding glucose-induced degradation complex subunit VID24 (similar to Saccharomyces cerevisiae VID24 (YBR105C); ancestral locus Anc_3.353), with the protein MINNPEVNSVAEKSKAILFKHKEQAASPEPKAVPPVSRQQYPITFNLTSTSPFHLHDRHRYLQDHDLYKCASRDSLSSLQQLAHTPNGSTRKKYIVEDQSSYCPEDPVMVASAFNYTSCTNYLKPRMQFTGYQISGYKRYQVTVNLKTVNLPTGHCSSLSPHLSGFLSIRGLTNQHPEISTYFEAYAVNHKELGFLSSSWKDEPVLNEYKATDQTDLEHWINFPSFRQLFLMSQKNNLKATDDSSASDVAKNPQSHQQLPTTLSTDASNISRIFSQEKQFDDYLNERFIFMKWKEKFLVPDALLMGGVDGASYDGFYYIVHDQVTGNVQGFYYHQDAEKFQQLELVPSLKSKFESSDCSFEFA; encoded by the coding sequence ATGATCAATAACCCTGAAGTAAACAGTGTAGCGGAGAAATCCAAAGCGATACTTTTCAAGCACAAGGAGCAAGCGGCTTCGCCAGAACCGAAAGCGGTTCCACCTGTCTCTAGACAACAGTATCCTATTACTTTCAATTTAACGTCGACCTCACCCTTTCATCTTCATGATCGTCATCGTTACTTACAAGATCACGATCTTTACAAGTGCGCTTCTAGGGATTCGCTGTCCTCCTTACAGCAACTTGCCCATACACCTAATGGGTCAACCAGGAAGAAGTATATTGTTGAGGATCAGTCCTCATATTGTCCGGAAGATCCAGTCATGGTGGCTTCCGCATTCAACTACACGAGTTGCACGAACTACCTGAAACCAAGAATGCAGTTCACCGGTTACCAGATATCAGGTTACAAACGCTATCAGGTTACAGTTAACTTGAAAACCGTTAATTTGCCAACAGGTCACTGTTCGTCACTTTCTCCTCATTTATCTGGTTTTTTGTCGATAAGAGGTCTTACCAACCAACACCCGGAAATCAGTACATATTTTGAAGCTTACGCCGTAAATCACAAAGAACTAGGCTTTTTGTCCTCTAGTTGGAAAGACGAACCTGTTTTAAACGAATATAAAGCCACAGATCAAACTGATTTGGAACACTGGATAAATTTCCCCTCTTTTAGAcaactttttttaatgaGCCAAAAGAATAATCTCAAAGCAACAGATGACAGCTCCGCTTCGGATGTGGCCAAGAATCCACAATCACACCAACAACTACCCACTACATTGAGTACAGATGCTTCCAACATATCAAGGATTTTCAGTCAAGAGAAACAATTCGATGATTACTTGAATGAAAGGTTTATATTCATGAAATGGAAGGAGAAATTCTTGGTGCCAGATGCCTTGCTAATGGGAGGTGTGGATGGTGCGTCCTACGATGGGTTTTATTACATTGTCCACGATCAAGTTACTGGTAACGTTCAAGGGTTTTACTATCACCAGGATGCCgaaaaatttcaacaaCTAGAATTAGTACCATCCCTGAAAAGCAAATTCGAATCCAGtgattgttcttttgagtTTGCTTGA
- the SND3 gene encoding Snd3p (similar to Saccharomyces cerevisiae PHO88 (YBR106W); ancestral locus Anc_3.355), protein MNPQISNIIIMLVMMQLSRRIDMEDPTIIMYIRILYCSSISISWIIYQMARKRIVAKNDMTTMKYVEPGNAMSGEGEKLQVTTVRDYDLKEIDSAIKSIYTGMAMMGFMHFYLKYTNPLFMQSISPVKSALEHNEVKIHLFGKPATGDLKRPFKAPSLFGGMGQTGPKTDKKSIEEAERAGNAGVKTD, encoded by the coding sequence ATGAACCCTCAAATCAGTAACATTATCATCATGTTGGTCATGATGCAGCTCTCCCGTCGTATAGATATGGAAGACCCAACCATTATCATGTatattagaattttatACTGTTCTTCCATTTCCATCTCCTGGATCATCTACCAAATGGCCAGGAAGAGAATCGTTGCCAAGAACGACATGACCACCATGAAATACGTCGAACCTGGCAATGCTATGTCCGGCGAAGGTGAAAAACTACAAGTCACTACCGTAAGAGACTATGATTTGAAGGAAATAGACAGTGCTATCAAGTCTATTTACACTGGTATGGCCATGATGGGTTTCATGCACTTTTACTTGAAGTACACCAACCCATTATTCATGCAATCCATCTCTCCAGTGAAGAGCGCTCTGGAGCATAACGAAGTGAAAATCCATCTTTTTGGTAAGCCCGCAACCGGTGATTTGAAGAGACCATTCAAAGCTCCCTCTTTGTTTGGCGGTATGGGTCAAACTGGTCCAAAGACCGATAAGAAGTCTAttgaagaagcagaaaGAGCTGGTAACGCTGGTGTTAAGACTGACTGA
- the IML3 gene encoding Iml3p (similar to Saccharomyces cerevisiae IML3 (YBR107C); ancestral locus Anc_3.358), translating to MPYTWKFLGISKLLSLENDMAQLNQLLNLEVDFDIQTIRVPSSPDGASAASEYIRYELKLDTSNLDENTYSKFIFLGDSKMEVPMFLCYCGTNNRNEVVLKWLKAEYGVIMWPIRFDQMMMIKLADASIVHVTKENIEQITWFSSKFYFEPVTHDKNLRQFNIEIPRESCEGLALGYGSTMHPYNDAIVPYIYNETGMAVGRLPLTSIILAGHTKIMRESIVTSTRTLRDRVLAVVLQSIQFISE from the coding sequence ATGCCTTATACTTGGAAGTTTTTAGGGATCAGCAAACTGCTTTCATTGGAAAATGATATGGCGCAGTTGAACCAATTGCTGAACCTAGAAgttgattttgatattcAAACCATACGGGTCCCCAGTAGTCCTGATGGTGCTTCCGCAGCCAGCGAGTATATTCGCTACGAATTGAAGTTGGACACCTCAAATTTGGATGAGAATACGTACTCTaagttcattttcttgggGGATTCGAAAATGGAAGTGCCGATGTTTCTGTGCTATTGTGGCACAAACAATCGTAATGAGGTTGTATTAAAATGGCTGAAGGCAGAATATGGCGTCATAATGTGGCCGATCCGTTTCGAtcagatgatgatgatcaAGTTAGCAGACGCCAGCATCGTGCACGTAACGAAGGAGAACATCGAACAGATTACCTGGTTTAGCTCAAAATTCTATTTCGAACCAGTAACACATGACAAAAACTTGCGGCAATTCAATATAGAAATACCGAGGGAAAGCTGCGAGGGCTTGGCTCTCGGCTATGGTAGTACTATGCACCCGTATAACGACGCAATCGTACCTTACATTTACAATGAGACAGGGATGGCAGTGGGAAGGTTACCCCTGACTTCTATCATACTAGCGGGGCACACGAAGATAATGAGAGAATCCATAGTCACGTCGACACGAACTCTCAGGGACAGAGTTCTCGCTGTCGTTCTTCAGTCAATCCAGTTCATCAGTGAATGA
- the AIM3 gene encoding Aim3p (similar to Saccharomyces cerevisiae AIM3 (YBR108W); ancestral locus Anc_3.359) yields the protein MGFWENNKDSIASGLKSAGKYGYQGTKYVAKTGYKASKKHYNNSKSRREKKNGKKNSSDEEYESEEEEYERKPTDIRNLKDPNSFPPPPLKPGQRTYTSQQQQQQQQIPNGQPNYASQGAYQGQPCTEPIGQSPYPQQQYSQYPQQQYSQYPQQQQAAILGQTPVSGEQMAPYRPNSNVNSLQSLPQSNQPQNPIQSQVSLNSGSHQTSGLPQQNPQYSAQSCNSVAPLSSQNNLPYQQPQPSQYGSQGSSDLGQSQLPLNPQRIENTQQQFSAQFDQRGLPPLEQSQQQQQPLPPRRGQPIPATPGQFPSNDFDQQQQQQCMNQEYAPIPYSNQFNTAGIPGTATIPSVAHGQSITNATNMQDATISYGISPIQVQPPTGGQPPVPVRMQVQPLQSIQSGNAYQAGSTFDSTSSTPHFQVTPFDPDAPIPKPKIDMPMVDVNSLPPPPTHRDRGVVVKQDSTLSAGSSPAPGKKIPLKTESSSAVSLPPRNPPTSTDNELKSGTDESTTESSILGHYDVELNILPPPKPFRHGLGSVSSEYTGQTAPEQKAPTLPSRNGIEPPSQLSRGGSETTDSIVSMNSAKTQDAPISNFLPPPKPFRHTELQRNQSARTSFLENKNEVLPIPSYEEAKNIEPQLLSQSKPQFQSRSGTAHMETQPIQNFQPPPKPFRRSQPSKDNNDGSYNIDGREENNGRGRGRIAKNSESDGCDSNSRNSSENDGVDHVGTCHGNFVSEGSLTPPAPSRSEKVRETITTSGGESLKGANVNEKPSSLSSSPIQVPGSNRKAPPPVVKPKPKSFSLKVNESSNEPTTKGTTNPLKESGEVEVLKTITDELSHFKLRKTNVNLEELGSLKHVNESSPVQSDLDDKYVSASGSITPPRPPPPRTSVKKVPPVVPRKNDNLKKKPPVVPKKKMLLRSLEPRPIKMEGVDWGDKSDGNDNLNPFERYKRNVVPQEEDRLHK from the coding sequence ATGGGATTTTGGGAGAATAACAAAGATTCCATCGCCTCAGGGCTAAAAAGCGCTGGTAAATACGGCTATCAGGGAACAAAGTATGTTGCCAAGACAGGGTATAAGGCAAGTAAGAAGCACTATAACAACAGCAAATCACGTagggaaaagaaaaatggtaagaaaaattcaagcgATGAAGAGTATGAAAGCGAAGAGGAAGAGTACGAAAGGAAACCCACTGATataagaaatttgaaagaccCGAATTCTTTCCCTCCTCCACCTTTAAAACCTGGACAAAGAACGTATACAAgtcagcagcagcagcagcagcagcaaatTCCAAATGGACAGCCTAACTACGCTTCTCAGGGGGCATACCAAGGCCAACCCTGTACAGAGCCGATAGGCCAGTCGCCATATCCACAACAGCAGTATTCACAATATCCGCAGCAGCAGTATTCACAATATccacaacagcagcaagcTGCTATTCTGGGGCAGACGCCTGTATCTGGAGAGCAAATGGCACCATACAGGCCCAATTCTAATGTAAACAGTCTCCAGTCTCTGCCACAGTCAAATCAGCCTCAAAATCCTATTCAAAGTCAGGTGTCTTTGAACTCTGGATCCCATCAAACTTCAGGATTACCGCAGCAAAATCCACAATATAGCGCCCAATCATGTAATTCAGTGGCACCACTGTCTTCTCAGAACAATCTTCCGTATCAGCAGCCGCAGCCATCTCAGTACGGATCGCAAGGCTCATCAGATCTCGGACAATCTCAACTTCCACTGAATCCACAACGGATTGAAAACACACAGCAGCAGTTTTCAGCACAGTTTGATCAACGGGGTTTACCGCCACTTGAACAATCtcaacagcagcagcagccaTTACCACCCCGGCGCGGTCAACCAATTCCAGCCACGCCCGGACAGTTTCCGTCAAATGATTTCGatcaacaacagcaacaacaatgTATGAACCAAGAATACGCACCAATACCGTATAGCAACCAATTTAACACAGCAGGAATTCCAGGGACAGCTACAATCCCCTCTGTGGCGCACGGTCAGTCCATAACAAACGCTACGAACATGCAAGATGCAACTATCAGCTATGGAATTTCACCCATACAAGTTCAACCTCCGACTGGTGGGCAACCACCTGTACCTGTAAGGATGCAGGTGCAACCACTACAATCAATTCAATCGGGAAATGCTTACCAGGCTGGTTCCACCTTCGATTCTACTTCGTCAACTCCTCATTTCCAAGTCACTCCGTTTGATCCAGACGCACCTATTCCTAAACCTAAGATTGATATGCCTATGGTAGACGTGAATAGTCTTCCTCCACCGCCCACTCATAGAGATAGGGGGGTAGTTGTAAAGCAGGACTCTACGTTAAGTGCCGGAAGTTCGCCAGCTCCTGGTAAGAAAATACCACTTAAAACGGAATCCTCTTCCGCTGTTTCATTGCCACCAAGGAATCCACCTACTAGTACTGATAATGAACTTAAATCTGGAACTGATGAGAGTACTACCGAATCTTCTATTCTAGGGCATTATGATGTGGAATTAAACATTTTGCCACCCCCAAAACCTTTCAGACATGGCCTTGGTTCCGTATCCTCTGAGTATACTGGGCAAACTGCGCCGGAACAAAAAGCTCCAACTCTTCCTTCTCGTAACGGTATTGAGCCTCCTTCTCAGCTATCTCGAGGCGGTTCCGAAACTACAGACTCGATTGTGTCAATGAATTCTGCTAAAACTCAAGATGCTCCGATTTCTAATTTTTTACCTCCACCAAAGCCATTTAGACATACTGAATTACAACGAAATCAAAGTGCCAGAACatcatttttggaaaataaaaatgaggTTTTGCCAATACCCTCTTATGAGGAAGctaaaaatattgaacCACAATTACTATCTCAGTCGAAGCCGCAATTTCAGTCTCGATCCGGAACAGCACATATGGAGACACAACCTATCCAAAACTTTCAGCCACCGCCAAAACCATTCAGACGGTCACAACCATCtaaagataataatgatggCTCTTATAACATTGATGGAAGGGAGGAGAATAATGGTCGGGGTCGTGGCCGTATAGCTAAAAACAGTGAGAGCGATGGATGTGACTCCAATAGTAGGAATTCTTCAGAAAACGATGGTGTGGATCACGTTGGGACTTGCCACGGTAATTTTGTGAGTGAAGGCTCACTGACACCTCCCGCTCCGTCCAGATCTGAAAAGGTACGTGAGACTATTACAACATCTGGAGGTGAGAGTTTAAAAGGTGCCAATGTTAATGAAAAGCCATCATCTTTGTCGAGCTCCCCAATACAGGTACCAGGGTCTAATAGGAAGGCACCTCCACCTGTTGTAAAGCCAAAACctaaaagtttttctttgaaggtGAATGAATCTTCAAATGAGCCTACTACTAAAGGAACTACAAACCcattaaaagaaagtgGGGAAGTTGAAGTACTAAAAACCATTACAGATGAGTTGTCTCATTTCAAGTTGAGAAAAACCAATGTCAATTTGGAAGAACTGGGGAGTTTGAAACATGTAAATGAATCCAGCCCGGTTCAATCAGACCTGGATGATAAATATGTGTCTGCATCGGGATCTATAACACCTCCAAGGCCGCCACCTCCTAGGACAAGCGTAAAGAAGGTGCCACCTGTTGTCCCGAGAAAGAATGACAATCTAAAGAAAAAGCCACCAGTGGTCcctaagaaaaaaatgctctTAAGATCGCTCGAGCCAAGACCAATCAAAATGGAAGGTGTGGATTGGGGTGACAAATCTGATGGGAACGATAACTTGAATCCTTTCGAAAGGTACAAACGAAACGTTGTCCCACAAGAGGAAGATAGACTGCATAAATAA
- the CMD1 gene encoding calmodulin (similar to Saccharomyces cerevisiae CMD1 (YBR109C); ancestral locus Anc_3.360): MSSNLTEEQIAEFKEAFALFDKDNNGSISSSELATVMRSLGLSPSEAEVNDLMNEIDVDGNHQIEFSEFLALMSRQLKSNDSEQELLEAFKVFDKNGDGLISAAELKHVLTSIGEKLTDAEVDDMLREVSDGSGEINIQQFAALLSK; encoded by the coding sequence ATGTCCTCCAATCTTACTGAAGAACAAATTGCCGAATTCAAAGAAGCCTTTGCTCTATTCGATAAGGATAACAATGGCTCTATTTCTTCCAGTGAACTAGCCACTGTGATGAGGTCATTGGGACTTTCACCCAGTGAAGCAGAAGTCAATGATTTGATGAACGAAATAGATGTAGATGGCAACCACCAAATTGAATTCAGTGAGTTTTTGGCTCTAATGTCTCGTCAACTCAAATCAAATGACTCCGAACAAGAGCTATTAGAAGCTTTCAAAGTATTCGATAAGAACGGCGATGGTTTAATTTCTGCTGCTGAGCTGAAACATGTTTTGACATCTAttggtgaaaaattaaCCGATGCCGAAGTAGACGATATGCTAAGAGAGGTTAGTGATGGGTCTGGTGAGATCAACATTCAACAATTTGCTGCTTTGTTATCTAAATGA
- the ALG1 gene encoding chitobiosyldiphosphodolichol beta-1,4 mannosyltransferase (similar to Saccharomyces cerevisiae ALG1 (YBR110W); ancestral locus Anc_3.361), whose product MFVNISGWLLALLILYVSIPLVVYYIIPYLFYGTKSTKKRIIIFVLGDIGHSPRICYHAISFSRLGWQVELCGYVEDNLPKNISSDPNITVHHISNLNRKGGETSITFIFKKVFFQVLSIFKLLWELRGSDYILVQNPPSIPILPIAALYKLTGCKLIIDWHNLAYSILQLKFKGNFYHPLVLVSYMVEMIFSKFANYNLTVTEAMRKYLIQTFHLNATRCAVLYDRPASQFQPLASDVSRQKALTTQAFMKSYIHDDFDIERGDKIIVTSTSFTPDEDIGILLGALKIYENSYIKFDSSLPRILCFITGKGPLKEKYMKQVQEYDWKRCQIEFVWLSAEDYPKLLQLCDYGVSLHTSSSGLDLPMKILDMFGSGLPVIAMNYPVLDELVQHNVNGLKFVDRRELHESLIFAMKDADLYQKLKSNVTQETKNRWQSNWESTMRDLKLIH is encoded by the coding sequence ATGTTTGTGAATATTTCAGGATGGTTACTTGCcttattaatattatatgTGTCCATACCTTTAGTGgtttattatattattcCTTACTTATTTTATGGTACCAAGTCCACCAAGAAGAGAATAATCATATTTGTGCTCGGTGATATAGGTCATTCTCCAAGAATATGTTACCATGCCATAAGTTTCAGCAGGTTAGGTTGGCAAGTTGAGCTATGCGGTTACGTCGAGGACAATTTACCAAAGAATATTTCCAGTGATCCAAATATTACCGTTCACCATATATCGAACTTGAATAGAAAGGGAGGTGAAACTTCAATtacatttattttcaaaaaggtgTTTTTCCAAGTTCTGAGTATTTTTAAGTTACTTTGGGAACTTAGAGGAAGTGATTATATTTTGGTTCAGAATCCTCCAAGTATACCTATTCTTCCAATCGCAGCGCTATACAAGCTGACAGGTTGTAAACTGATTATTGATTGGCACAATTTAGCATATTCAATATTGCAACTCAAGTTCAAAGGGAATTTTTACCACCCTTTAGTGTTGGTATCCTATATGGTAGAGATGATATTTAGCAAATTTGCCAATTACAACTTGACTGTTACTGAAGCAATGAGAAAGTATCTAATCCAAACCTTCCATTTAAATGCAACGAGATGTGCAGTCCTATACGACCGCCCGGCTTCCCAATTTCAACCCTTGGCAAGTGACGTTTCCCGTCAAAAAGCCTTAACTACCCAAGCCTTTATGAAATCCTATATTCatgatgattttgatatAGAGAGAGGTGATAAAATTATTGTAACTTCAACATCATTTACACCTGATGAAGACATCGGTATTCTTTTGGGTGCTTTGAAAATTTATGAAAATTCATACATCAAATTTGATTCAAGTCTGCCTAGGATACTCTGTTTTATAACAGGCAAAGGACCgctaaaagagaaatatatGAAGCAGGTACAAGAATATGACTGGAAGCGTTGTCAAATCGAATTTGTATGGCTATCAGCAGAAGACTATCCAAAGTTGTTACAATTATGTGATTACGGGGTATCTTTGCATACTTCAAGTTCAGGATTGGATCTAccaatgaaaattttagaTATGTTTGGTTCAGGTCTTCCTGTCATTGCAATGAACTATCCAGTACTTGATGAATTAGTGCAACATAATGTGAATGGGTTAAAGTTTGTTGATAGAAGAGAGCTTCAtgaatctttgatttttgcTATGAAGGATGCTGATTTATACCAAAAATTAAAGTCAAATGTCACGCAGGAGACCAAGAACAGATGGCAATCTAATTGGGAAAGCACAATGAGAGACTTGAAGCTGATCCATTGA
- the YSA1 gene encoding ADP-ribose diphosphatase (similar to Saccharomyces cerevisiae YSA1 (YBR111C); ancestral locus Anc_3.365), protein MFSQIFSRSIRPISSSSRRLFGTMSAVKGKPEEAKIIEARHVKDTSDCKWIGLQKIIYKDPNGKEREWDSAVRTTRNSGGVDGIGILTILKYKDGKPDEILLQKQFRPPVEGVCIEMPAGLIDAGEDVDTAALRELKEETGYSGKIISKSPTVFNDPGFTNTNLCLVTIEVDMSLPENQKPVTQLEDNEFIECFSVELHKFPDEMVKLDQQGYKLDARVQNVAQGILMAKQYHIQ, encoded by the coding sequence ATGTTTTCTCAGATTTTCTCGAGAAGCATAAGACCTATTTCCTCCAGTTCAAGAAGACTATTTGGAACAATGAGTGCTGTTAAGGGTAAGCCTGAAGAAGCCAAAATAATTGAAGCTCGTCATGTCAAAGACACTTCAGACTGTAAATGGATTGGTTTACAAAAAATCATTTACAAAGATCCAAATGGGAAGGAAAGGGAATGGGATAGCGCAGTTCGCACTACTAGAAATTCTGGTGGCGTGGACGGAATTGGTATCTTAACCATTCTAAAATACAAGGATGGCAAACCCGATGAGATTTTACTACAAAAGCAATTTCGTCCTCCAGTTGAGGGTGTATGCATTGAAATGCCAGCTGGTTTGATAGATGCGGGTGAGGATGTTGACACCGCTGCCTTGAGGGAGTTAAAGGAAGAAACAGGTTACAGTGGCAAAATCATTTCTAAAAGTCCAACCGTTTTCAATGACCCTGGTTTCACTAATACTAACCTCTGTCTTGTTACTATTGAAGTTGACATGAGTTTACCTGAAAATCAGAAACCAGTAACTCAATTGGAAGATAACGAATTTATCGAATGTTTTAGCGTCGAGTTGCACAAATTTCCAGATGAAATGGTCAAATTGGATCAGCAAGGCTATAAATTAGATGCGCGTGTTCAAAACGTAGCTCAAGGTATTCTCATGGCTAAACAATACCatattcaataa
- the SUS1 gene encoding Sus1p (similar to Saccharomyces cerevisiae SUS1 (YBR111W-A); ancestral locus Anc_3.366), whose translation MDTTKLKGQIQKYLVESGNYELISNELNARLLQEGWVDKVKDLTKSEMNINESTNFTQILSTVEPKALEMVSDSTKETVLSQIRQFLEEIVDTK comes from the exons ATGGATACTACAAAACTAAAAGGTCAAATCCAAAAATACCTTGTAGAATCAGGAAATTATGAATT aatttcaaATGAATTAAATGCCAGACTGCTTCAAGAAGGTTGGGTGGATAAAGTCAAAGATTTAACCAAGTCAGAAATGAACATTAATGAATCTACAAACTTCACACAAATCTTATCCACTGTAGAACCGAAAGCATTAG AGATGGTATCGGattcaacaaaagaaactgTTCTGAGCCAAATAAGGCAATTTCTTGAAGAGATTGTAGATACAAAATGA